From the genome of Rhizobacter sp. AJA081-3:
TCGTCGACCGTGCGGCCGTTGCGCAACCCGCGGATGTGCACGGGATAGCCCTGGGCAGCGGCCAGGGCCGCCAGCCGCGTGCTGCTTTGCGCGCTGTCGGTGCTTTGCACCACCGCGATGCCCCCCAGCGCCTGCCCGCGCGGCAGCGCCTGCGAAACGAACAGGTCGACATGGGCCTGCAGGAACCGGCCGGTGCCGAACTGCAGGATCGGCGCGGCGGCTAGCACTCGACGATGGCCTTGATGACCTGCTGCGCCGGGTCCAGCAGCATGGGGAAGTCGGTGGGCACGTTGTGAAGCTGCAGTCGGTGCGTGTTCAGCGCGCCATCGGGGATCTGGCCGGCGCGCATCGCCGCGAGAACGGTCTCGAAGTCCTCCATCGTCGCATTGCGGCTGCCCAGCAGCGTAGTCTCACGCTTGTGGAACTCGGGGTCGGAAAAGCTGATCGCGTCGCGCACGATCGACACCAGCACGTACTTGCCGCCGTGGGCGACGAAGCGGAATCCCCGCTCCATCGCATGCCGGTTGCCGGTGGCGTCGAAGACGACATCGAAGAACTCGCCGCCGCTCGACTCAGACAGCGTCGCCTCGTCGTCCGGCCCGACCACGACGCCGGCCTCGGCACCGAGCGACTGCACGCAGAAGCCGATGCGCTCCGGGCGCGTGTCGAGCGCGGTGACCCTCGCGCCGCGCAGGCGGGCGAAGATCAGCGCGGCCATGCCGATCGGGCCGGTGCCGACCACCAGCACGCGCTGGCCGGCGGCGAGCTCGCCGCGCCGCACCGCGTGGGCGCCGATGGCGAGGAACTCGACCATCGCCGCCTGGTCCAGGCTCACCCCTTCGGCCTTGTGCACGAAGGCCTGCGGCACGGCCAGCAGTTCGGTGAAGGCGCCGTCCCGATGCACGCCGAGCACCTGGATGTTCACGCAGCAGTTGGTCTTGCCGCACCGGCACGCGACGCAGCGACCGCATGACAGATAGGGCATCACGAACACCGGGTCGCCAGCCCGCAGCCGGCTGCCCGCTGGCGCTTCGGCGACCACGCCCGACAGTTCGTGGCCCATCACGCGCGGGTACTCGAGGTAGGGTTGGTCGCCCGTGAAGATGTGCAGGTCCGTGCCGCACACGCCGACGCGCTTGACGCGCACCAGCACGTCGGCATCGCCGCGCACCGGTTCGGGACGGTCCTCGGCGTGAAGCAATCCCGGAGAGCGGCAGACCACGGTCAGCATGGCATTCCTTGTCGATGGAGAGGGGGCTGCAGCCGGTAGAAACGATGGGCGTTGCCGCCGAACACCGCGTCGAGATCGTCGTCGTGCATGCCGGGCAGGTCCGCGCAGAGGCTGCGCGCCATCGTGAACCACTCGTCGTAGTCGGCAGCCAGGCGCAGCACCGGCCAGTCGCTGCCCCACATCAGTCGCCGGGCGCCGAAACAGGCGAACACATGCTCGACATAGGGCTGCAGCCGCCGCTCGCAGCAGGCCGGGCCGGCCTCGGTGAGCAGGCCGGAGAGCTTGCAGTGCACGTTCGGCAGCCGTGCCAGCGCGGCGATCTCGCGTTGCCAGCCACGCCGCGCGCCACGCGCGATCGGCGGACGGGCCGCGTGGTCGATCACGATGGGCAGTTCCGGGTGCCGCTGCGCGAAGTCGCGCAGCGCCGGCAACTGGCGCTGCAGCACCAGCGCATCGAAGCTCAGGCCGTGATCGATCATGCACAGCACGGCGGTGTCGAGCGCCGGGTCGTCGATCCAGCGGTCGTCGGCCAGATCCTGCAGCATGGCCCGCAGTCCCTTGAACTGCGGATGCTGTGCCAGATGGGCGATGTAGACGGGGGCGCCGGCGCTCTTCAGGTCGATCCAGCCGACCACGCCCAGGATGAAGTCGTGGTGCTTGGCGAGTTCGAGCATGAATTCGGTGTCCGACATCGTGGCCAGGGACTGCACGAGCACCGTACCGGCGATGTGACAACGCTGCAGTGCCGGCAGCAGGTCGTCCGGGACGAAGTCGCGGTGCATGGGGGCCAGCGCCGGCGGCGGCCAGCGCCCCTGTCGGTTGGCGATGTGCCAGAACTGCTGGTGGGCGTCGATGCGCATGGCCGTGCGTTCAGTGCTGCGGCAAGGGCGCGCGCGCGTCGATCAGGCTGCGCGCCTGCAGTGCCTGCCAGAAGGCCGCCGGGATGGGTGTCTCGAACCAGCGGACGTTCTGCACCAACTGGTCCGGGCTGTGCGCCCCGGCCACACACGACACCACCGCCGGGTGCGCGAGCGGGAACTGGAGCGCCGCCGCGGGCAAGGGCACATTGAACTCGGCACAGACGGCTTCGATCGCATCGACGCGCTGCATCACCTCGTCCGCGGCCGGCGCGTAGTCGAAGCTCGGGCTTCCGGCCAGCACGCCCGAGTTGAACGGCCCGGCTGCAAGCACCGCGACACCGTGGCGCAGGCAGTCGTCGAGAAAGGGCGCCAGCGCCCCCTGCTCGAGCAGCGTGTAGCGGCCGGCCAGCATCACGCAGTCCAGGTCGAAGGCCTGCAGGCTCGCGTGCGCGACCTGCCATTCGTTGACGCCCAGGCCAATCGCCTTCACCGTGCCCTCGTGGCGCAAGCGCTCGAGGGCGCGAAAGCCGCCGCCGTGCGTGAGCTGATCCCAATGCCGCGCATGCTGCTCGCCATGCGTGCGCCGGCCGATGTCGTGCACGAGGAGCAGGTCGATGCGTGCCAGGGCGAGGCGCCGCAGGCTGTCCTCGAAGGAACGCATCACGCCGTCATGGCTGTAGTCGAACTGCGGCCGGAAGGGCAGCGGATCGGCCCAGCCGTCGTCGCCGGGCCGCACGCTCTCGTCCGGCCGCATCAGCCGGCCGACCTTGGTGCTGAGCAGGAAGTCCGCGCGCGGCCGCGACGACAGCGCCGCGCCGGTGCGCCGCTCCGAACGTGTGTAGCCGTAGTACGGCGCGGTGTCGAACAGGCGCACGCCGAGCGCCCAGGCCGAATTGAAGAGCGCCGCGGCGTCCGCGTCGGACATCGGCTGGAACAGCCCGCCCGCCTGCGCACAGCCGAGGCCGAACACCGGCAGGGCGAGCCCGGTGCGCGGCAGCGGCCGCCTGTCGGTGATCTTCATCGTTGCAGCGTGGCCGGCGAAAGCGCTGTCTCAGTGGTCTCAGTAGAGAACGTTCTTCGCCTCGGGCTTGTCGATGTTCTTCTTGGTCACCATGACCACGCCGGTGTCGAGGAACTTCGGCACCTTCTTGCCCGCAACCACGTCGGCGACGGTCGTCACGCCAAGGTGGCCCATCATGTAGGCGCTCTGCACAGCGATCGCCTCGATGGTGCCGTCCTTGACGAAGGCCTGCAGGTCACCGTTGCCGTCGAAGCCGATCGCAGCCACCTTGCCGGCCTTGCCCGACTGCACCAGCGCGCGGCCCATGCCGATCGCCGTGGGCTCGTTGGCGCCGAACAGGCCCTTCAGGTCGGCATTGGCGGCAAGCACGTCGGTGGTCTGGTTCAGTGCCGTGCCCATCTGCGAGTTCGAGTAGAAGGTGCCGACGATCTTCAGCTTGGAATGGGTCTCGATGTACTTCCGGAAGCCGCCAACGCGGCCGATCTCCGAGCCCGAGCCGGCGGTGAAGGACATGATGGCGATCTTGCCTTCCTTGCCGATCTTGTCGATCAGCGCCTGCGCGCACAGCTCACCGGCCTTCTTGTTGTCGGTGGCCAGGAAGGACTGGTAGTAGTTCTTGCCCGCGTCGGACGCGGCCGAGTCGATCAGGATGACCGGGATCTTGGCCTCCCAGGCCTTTTTCATCGCCGGGATCAGCGCATCCGGGTCGGACGGCGCGAGCACGATGCCGGCCACCTTGCGGTTCACCGCGTTCT
Proteins encoded in this window:
- a CDS encoding amidohydrolase; the protein is MRIDAHQQFWHIANRQGRWPPPALAPMHRDFVPDDLLPALQRCHIAGTVLVQSLATMSDTEFMLELAKHHDFILGVVGWIDLKSAGAPVYIAHLAQHPQFKGLRAMLQDLADDRWIDDPALDTAVLCMIDHGLSFDALVLQRQLPALRDFAQRHPELPIVIDHAARPPIARGARRGWQREIAALARLPNVHCKLSGLLTEAGPACCERRLQPYVEHVFACFGARRLMWGSDWPVLRLAADYDEWFTMARSLCADLPGMHDDDLDAVFGGNAHRFYRLQPPLHRQGMPC
- a CDS encoding zinc-binding alcohol dehydrogenase family protein — translated: MLTVVCRSPGLLHAEDRPEPVRGDADVLVRVKRVGVCGTDLHIFTGDQPYLEYPRVMGHELSGVVAEAPAGSRLRAGDPVFVMPYLSCGRCVACRCGKTNCCVNIQVLGVHRDGAFTELLAVPQAFVHKAEGVSLDQAAMVEFLAIGAHAVRRGELAAGQRVLVVGTGPIGMAALIFARLRGARVTALDTRPERIGFCVQSLGAEAGVVVGPDDEATLSESSGGEFFDVVFDATGNRHAMERGFRFVAHGGKYVLVSIVRDAISFSDPEFHKRETTLLGSRNATMEDFETVLAAMRAGQIPDGALNTHRLQLHNVPTDFPMLLDPAQQVIKAIVEC
- a CDS encoding ABC transporter substrate-binding protein, yielding MKTLLTTLCAATLALSTLPASAADKEIAVIVKTVNSDFWQNVKKGANDGAAKLKGYTATFQGAASDTDLAGQVALVENAVNRKVAGIVLAPSDPDALIPAMKKAWEAKIPVILIDSAASDAGKNYYQSFLATDNKKAGELCAQALIDKIGKEGKIAIMSFTAGSGSEIGRVGGFRKYIETHSKLKIVGTFYSNSQMGTALNQTTDVLAANADLKGLFGANEPTAIGMGRALVQSGKAGKVAAIGFDGNGDLQAFVKDGTIEAIAVQSAYMMGHLGVTTVADVVAGKKVPKFLDTGVVMVTKKNIDKPEAKNVLY
- a CDS encoding aldo/keto reductase, with protein sequence MKITDRRPLPRTGLALPVFGLGCAQAGGLFQPMSDADAAALFNSAWALGVRLFDTAPYYGYTRSERRTGAALSSRPRADFLLSTKVGRLMRPDESVRPGDDGWADPLPFRPQFDYSHDGVMRSFEDSLRRLALARIDLLLVHDIGRRTHGEQHARHWDQLTHGGGFRALERLRHEGTVKAIGLGVNEWQVAHASLQAFDLDCVMLAGRYTLLEQGALAPFLDDCLRHGVAVLAAGPFNSGVLAGSPSFDYAPAADEVMQRVDAIEAVCAEFNVPLPAAALQFPLAHPAVVSCVAGAHSPDQLVQNVRWFETPIPAAFWQALQARSLIDARAPLPQH